A genomic segment from Amphiprion ocellaris isolate individual 3 ecotype Okinawa chromosome 17, ASM2253959v1, whole genome shotgun sequence encodes:
- the tmem267 gene encoding transmembrane protein 267, giving the protein MQGFYSKLDSSSSPLLRVGLGVDGGPVPLSLAVETEKAQALLQTFSSASLLASAGLGMFCVVADHALQLSVIQHNLWLRAALDNATHGLVGLWSWAVVIGLRKKSDLYEVLLAGLLASIIDLDHFYMAGSLSLKAAVSLPQRPPLHCSSLIPVICLTLRFLMWIGRLKDAWCSLPWMLFISMATHHVRDAVRHGLWVCPFGNTAPLPYWLYVSTTATLPHLCSVLMYLTGTRDVISTKHGVAIDV; this is encoded by the exons ATGCAGGGATTCTACTCCAAGCTCGATTCGTCCTCTTCCCCATTGTTGCGGGTGGGTCTGGGCGTAGACGGCGGTCCGGTTCCCCTCAGCCTGGCGGTGGAGACGGAGAAAGCCCAGGCCCTCCTCCAGACCTTCAGCTCTGCCTCCCTGCTGGCCTCGGCAGGTCTGGGGATGTTCTGCGTGGTGGCCGACCACGCCCTCCAGCTGTCCGTCATCCAGCACAACCTGTGGCTGCGCGCTGCCTTGGACAACGCCACGCATGGATTGGTGGGTCTGTGGTCATGGGCCGTCGTCATTGGACTGAGGAAAAAGAGCGATCTGTATGAGGTGCTGCTGGCcggacttctggcatcaatCATAGACCTGGACCACTTCTACATGGCTGGATCCCTGTCCCTGAAG GCTGCCGTCTCCCTCCCTCAGCGTCCTCCTCTCCACTGCTCGTCCCTCATCCCGGTCATCTGTCTCACCCTCCGCTTCCTCATGTGGATCGGACGCCTCAAAGACGCGTGGTGCTCGTTGCCATGGATGCTCTTCATCTCCATGGCGACGCACCACGTCCGGGATGCCGTGCGCCACGGCCTGTGGGTGTGTCCGTTTGGCAACACGGCGCCGCTCCCCTATTGGCTGTATGTCAGCACCACGGCAACGCTGCctcacctgtgctcagtgctgATGTACCTGACGGGAACCAGAGACGTGATCTCCACCAAACACGGGGTGGCCATCGACGTGTAG